One window of the Paenibacillus beijingensis genome contains the following:
- the mtnB gene encoding methylthioribulose 1-phosphate dehydratase, whose translation MSHAVITLEEKQRAYAQLHEVKALFSQRNWFAGTSGNLSVRVGDFSPEQFQFAITASGKDKSQQTPEDFLLVDQSGKPSEPTSLKPSAETLIHCEIYRLTGCGAIFHVHTVFNNVISEWFWDRKSVPVDGVELIKGLGNWEEEAHIDIPIVSNFADIPRIVPEITERLQHDIPGIMLRKHGIYAWGKNAFEAKRHLEAFEFIFEYVYRWELLNRSR comes from the coding sequence ATGAGTCATGCAGTCATTACACTGGAAGAAAAACAGCGCGCTTACGCGCAGCTTCACGAGGTGAAGGCGCTCTTCTCGCAGCGCAATTGGTTCGCCGGAACGAGCGGCAACCTGTCCGTACGTGTGGGCGATTTTTCGCCAGAGCAGTTCCAATTCGCCATTACGGCCAGCGGCAAAGACAAGTCGCAGCAAACGCCCGAAGATTTTCTGCTGGTGGACCAAAGCGGGAAGCCGAGCGAGCCGACCTCGCTTAAACCGTCTGCGGAGACGCTCATCCACTGCGAAATTTACCGGTTAACCGGCTGCGGAGCCATTTTTCATGTGCATACCGTGTTCAACAACGTCATTTCGGAATGGTTCTGGGACCGCAAATCGGTTCCGGTGGACGGCGTCGAATTGATCAAAGGGCTCGGAAATTGGGAAGAGGAAGCGCACATCGACATTCCGATCGTCTCCAACTTCGCCGATATTCCGCGCATCGTTCCGGAAATTACAGAGCGTCTGCAGCACGACATTCCCGGAATTATGCTGCGCAAGCACGGCATTTACGCATGGGGTAAAAACGCGTTCGAAGCGAAGCGCCACCTCGAAGCGTTTGAGTTTATTTTTGAATATGTTTACCGGTGGGAGCTGCTGAACCGTTCCCGCTGA